One part of the Haliaeetus albicilla chromosome 9, bHalAlb1.1, whole genome shotgun sequence genome encodes these proteins:
- the P2RX1 gene encoding P2X purinoceptor 1: MGQKCMEKVSSFLFEYDTPRMVLVRNKKVGLTFRLIQLIVLAYIIGWVFLYEKGYQSQDSIVSSVSVKLKGLTLTNESVMGPHIWDVVDYVFPPQGDSSFVVMTNFIVTPGQKQGKCPELPDAGLCKQDSDCSKGKYSRQGQGLMTGKCVNFNSSVKTCEIFGWCPVEVDDHVPSPALLSEAEKFTLFIKNSITFPRFKVSRRNLVESVTKQYLKKCTYHKVTDSLCPVFDLGYIVKESGQNFTFLAVKGGVVGITIDWNCDLDWPVRYCKPIYQFHGLYNDDSNVSPGFNFRYAKYYKEDGTDKRTLYKVFGIRFDILVNGKAGKFDIIPTMTTIGSGIGIFGVASVLCDLLLLHFLQGRDYYKQKKFKYAEQEPSKSHKKEKELDNTQ, encoded by the exons ATGGGGCAGAAGTGCATGGAGAAGGTGTCCTCCTTCCTCTTCGAGTATGACACCCCCAGGATGGTGCTGGTGAGGAACAAGAAGGTGGGACTGACCTTCCGGCTAATCCAGCTCATTGTCCTGGCGTACATCATCGG GTGGGTTTTCCTCTATGAGAAGGGCTACCAGTCTCAGGACAGCATTGTCAGCTCGGTCTCGGTGAAGCTGAAAGGCCTGACGCTGACCAACGAGAGTGTCATGGGCCCTCACATCTGGGATGTGGTGGATTACGTTTTCCCACCCCAG GGGGACAGCTCGTTCGTGGTGATGACCAACTTCATTGTCACCCCTGGacagaaacaaggaaaatgcCCAGAG CTGCCAGATGCCGGGCTCTGCAAGCAGGACAGCGACTGCAGCAAAGGGAAATACAGCCGTCAGGGACAAG GGCTCATGACAGGCAAGTGTGTGAATTTCAACAGCTCTGTGAAGACCTGTGAGATCTTTGGCTGGTGCCCTGTTGAAGTTGATGACCATGTTCCCAG tccTGCCCTGTTGTCAGAAGCGGAGAAGTTCACTTTGTTCATCAAAAACAGCATCACCTTCCCCAGGTTCAAGGTGTCCAG GCGCAACTTGGTTGAGAGTGTTACCAAACAGTACCTGAAGAAATGCACCTATCACAAAGTCACCGATTCCTTATGCCCTGTGTTTGACCTGGGATACATAGTGAAGGAATCGGGTCAGAATTTTACCTTCCTGGCTGTTAAG GGTGGAGTGGTGGGCATCACCATCGACTGGAACTGCGACCTTGACTGGCCTGTCCGGTACTGCAAACCCATTTACCAGTTCCACGGCCTTTACAATGATGACAGTAATGTTTCACCAGGCTTCAACTTCAG ATATGCCAAATACTACAAAGAAGATGGGACAGACAAGAGGACACTCTACAAGGTGTTTGGGATCCGGTTCGACATTTTGGTGAATGGCAAG GCAGGCAAATTTGACATCATCCCGACTATGACCACAATTGGCTCTGGAATTGGTATTTTTGGAGTG GCCTCTGTCCTCTGCgacctgctcctgctgcattttCTCCAAGGACGGGACTACTACAAGCAGAAGAAATTCAAATACGCAGAACAGGAGCCT TCAAAGTCGcataagaaggaaaaggagctgGACAACACGCAGTGA